The genomic window TGAACGACGTGCGGGCGTCCAGCAGCTCGATCTGCGGCGCGATCCCTTCCTGCCAGCGGCGCGCGACCAGCTGGTAGGTGCGCTCCGCCGCGGCCAGCCGCTCCTCGGCCGTGGCGATGGCGCCGCGGGCCACCTGCGCGCCGCGATACGCCGTCCTCACCTGCAGCTCCACCTGCCGGCCGATCTCTTCGCGCCGGCTGCGGGCGCGGTCCGCGTCCAGGCGGGCCTGCTCGCGGCGGGCGCCGTGCTGTCCGCCGTTCCACGCGTTCCACGACACCACCAGCGAAGCGATGGCGAAGTCGTCGTCCTTGCCGAAGCGGTACTCGTTCCCCTGGATGCCGTAGTCCACGGCGAGCGCGACGGTGGGAAGCTGGCCGGCGCGGGCCAGGCGCACCTGCGACTCGGCCGCGCGAACCCCGGCGGTGCCCTGCATCAATTCCTCGCGCCCGGC from Longimicrobium sp. includes these protein-coding regions:
- a CDS encoding TolC family protein, which codes for TLPLLQENLRVAERRVANGTATPDAVLRARAERAETEQALAEAEVRSTAALRRFNFLLGRDLDTPVEVLADAALAYPLAVTEEDVVRSALAGREELMQGTAGVRAAESQVRLARAGQLPTVALAVDYGIQGNEYRFGKDDDFAIASLVVSWNAWNGGQHGARREQARLDADRARSRREEIGRQVELQVRTAYRGAQVARGAIATAEERLAAAERTYQLVARRWQEGIAPQIELLDARTSFTAAGLNLILTRYEYAARWVELERAAALRDLAR